A single region of the Cryptomeria japonica unplaced genomic scaffold, Sugi_1.0 HiC_scaffold_44, whole genome shotgun sequence genome encodes:
- the LOC131862528 gene encoding protein HOTHEAD-like, producing the protein MEITDGVLVSYLERLHGNDPKVTEDFVNGLEKGILTTFGVEFRIDETFVMEISSLQMEGNNFYRERKVVKEAIAAFVDKDSERKWVKNMKDGDYNRKELKLLWAEMAAVIMRFGHCFHEAATSNPEYPYSFMTADAQKAASRSYDYIVVGGGTAGCPLAATLSQHYSVLVLERGDSPYGIPDVEDFRGSPTTNPKVAQGFVSEDGVQLVRARVLGGGSAINGGVYSRASTEYIRKIKWDEKLVYESYEWVERLNAFQQYKLSTWNSATKDGLLQAGVLPYNGHTFDHLVGTKISGSIFDENGKRHTAADLLQYANPENIVVLLNATASRILFSLGSGKPKASGVEFRSNNDGLIYQISLNQLSINSEVILSAGSIGSTQLLLLSGIGPKRQLKEMNIPALLDSPFVGKQVQDNPSAAFTIVSSKPLEDSYSQLAGILGNSQNYIESGSLVQRNNGTNTQYLGVLDIKLAFPLSRGDLWLKSVDPRDNPYVRYNYYSHSLDLQRCVKGIKVMVNLSMSSSIQEFAFTDSGNSKTLQFLGIALPKNQSNDDALAKLCKEALGTFNHYHGGCQAGLVVNERYLVKGVDNLRVVDGSIYKDSPGTNPQATTMMLGRYMGIHILQERTIS; encoded by the exons ATGGAGATTACTGATGGGGTCCTTGTTTCATATCTTGAGAGGCTTCATGGCAATGATCCGAAAGTGACAGAGGATTTTGTGAATGGTTTGGAGAAAGGCATCCTCACGACGTTTGGAGTGgagtttagaattgatgaaaccttcgTCATGGAGATATCTTCTTTGCAGATGGAAGGCAACAATTTCTATAGAGAAAGGAAGGTGGTGAAAGAAGCCATTGCGGCTTTCGTTGACAAAGATAGCGAGAGGAAATGGGTGAAAAATATGAAGGACGGCGACTATAACAGGAAGGAACTGAAATTACTTTGGGCGGAGATGGCCGCagtgattatgag gTTTGGCCACTGTTTCCATG AAGCAGCAACATCTAATCCGG AGTACCCATATTCGTTTATGACAGCAGATGCTCAAAAGGCAGCTTCAAGATCATATGATTACATTGTGGTTGGAGGAGGTACAGCGGGATGTCCCCTGGCAGCAACTCTCTCACAGCACTACTCTGTTTTAGTATTGGAGAGGGGAGACTCTCCTTACGGAATTCCCGATGTGGAGGATTTCAGAGGGTCTCCCACAACTAATCCCAAAGTAGCGCAGGGGTTTGTCTCAGAAGATGGAGTGCAGTTGGTACGGGCGAGAGTTTTAGGAGGCGGATCAGCCATCAACGGTGGAGTCTACAGCAGGGCGAGCACTGAATATATTCGGAAAATAAAGTGGGATGAGAAACTTGTATATGAGTCATATGAATGGGTAGAACGGTTGAATGCCTTCCAACAATACAAGCTTTCTACTTGGAATTCTGCTACCAAGGATGGGCTTCTTCAAGCTGGAGTTCTTCCTTACAACGGCCACACTTTCGATCATTTGGTTGGCACCAAGATCAGTGGCTCAATCTTTGACGAGAATGGAAAGAGACATACAGCCGCAGATCTACTCCAGTATGCAAATCCAGAAAATATTGTAGTTCTTCTCAATGCTACTGCCAGCAGAATACTCTTCAGTTTGGGATCAG GAAAGCCAAAGGCTAGCGGAGTGGAGTTCAGAAGCAATAATGATGGTCTCATTTATCAAATTTCACTTAACCAATTGTCAATCAATAGTGAGGTGATTTTGTCAGCAGGAAGCATAGGTAGCACTCAACTTCTCCTCTTAAGCGGAATTGGTCCAAAAAGACAACTCAAAGAAATGAATATTCCTGCTCTTTTAGATTCACCTTTTGTAGGTAAACAAGTTCAAGATAATCCTAGTGCAGCCTTTACTATAGTATCCTCGAAACCACTTGAAGATTCTTATTCACAATTAGCGGGCATTTTAGGCAATTCCCAAAATTACATCGAAAGTGGTAGCCTTGTCCAACGGAATAATGGTACAAATACACAATATTTAGGTGTTCTTGATATTAAGTTGGCATTTCCCTTATCAAGGGGTGATCTTTGGCTTAAAAGCGTAGACCCTCGAGATAACCCCTATGTTCGTTACAACTACTATTCACACTCTCTTGATCTACAAAGATGTGTGAAAGGTATAAAAGTAATGGTTAATCTGAGTATGTCATCTTCTATCCAAGAGTTTGCATTTACTGATAGTGGAAATTCCAAAACACTCCAATTCCTTGGAATAGCATTACCAAAGAATCAATCAAATGATGATGCCTTGGCGAAGCTTTGCAAAGAGGCACTAGGGACATTTAACCATTATCATGGAGGTTGTCAAGCTGGTTTAGTGGTTAATGAAAGGTATCTGGTGAAAGGTGTTGATAATCTCAGAGTTGTGGATGGCTCAATTTATAAGGATTCCCCTGGTACCAACCCACAAGCCACAACCATGATGCTTGGaag GTATATGGGAATTCATATCCTTCAAGAACGCACAATCTCTTAA